In the bacterium genome, GTGAAAATAGATGATATCACTAATAAAATATAATCCAAATGGAATGGCCAGGATAAAAATCCTACGCATCTCACGCCACTTAATGGACACGAATTTGATCTCAATTTTACTAAATAAAATACTCGTGGCGATCGGCAGCGTTATCAATCCACCGAAAACATATCCGGATATTAATCCCGCTGGTGAACGAACACCCATTAGCAACATAACCCCGATAATCAAAAAAACCAGGATCATATAGATCATCATAACATAAGACACATAGTTCATTTTTTCATGTCCGCCAAAAAACGCGGTCACAAATTCTACCAACAAACGCAAAACCGCCGCCGCACCACCAATATACAGCGCCAGGCGCACATGCCCGGGATAAAATATGTGACTCATCCCGACCAATACGATCATCCCCACCGCTGAAATGATTAGTTTTAAAACCAATCCATGCACAAAAAGTGTCGAAACTTGTGATCGTTGCTTGGCAATCTCATGGGTGGTTAAAAAAGTCGTCCCAAAATCCGCGACCACCCGAAAAATACCACTAATCGTTATTGCCAAGGCATAGACGCCAAATGTCTCCACCGCCAGAACGCGGGCAATAACAATGGTCAGAAACATAAGTAAAAAACCGCGAATGCACCGATCCAATATTAAAAAGAGAGAATTTTTTGCAACCAAGGCAAGGCGACTCACTTTCGAGAGCCTTGTAAAGAGTCGCTGTTTATTTTACGATGAACAATAATCATGGACGGTAGAATCCCAAAAAGGGTATAAAAAAGAAACGGCACACGTGTATTTGCCACCATATCCGTCCCCCATATGATAACCGCCAAAATACCAAAAATATTTGCCACCAAGCACTTCACAATTACTTTATCCTGAACTTCACGAATCATCCGGCTTCCATGATATCCATAAGTTATCAGCATGAACCAAAAAAGCAAAAATGCCGCCAATCCCAACAGCCCCATTTTAAGCCACAGATGTAAATAGGTATTATGAACAATATTAGGATTAATGCCCTGACCGCCAAAGCGACTGGTTTTAACCCGCCTAAACCCATGACCAAAACCACCGCCGAATAAAGGTTTTTCTTTGATAGCTAAAAAAGCATCATACATATCATACAGATGAAAATAATTAGTATCAGTACGGGTACTGACAAATGATGCCAGGCGCCCGCGAACACTTTCCGCCTTCTCACCTCCTAAACCGCTAAACACCCAAAAGAACATTCCTGCCAAAATTAAGAACATGGCAATAAAAAATTTTATTTTTTGTCTGAGTTGAAAAGTAAAAAAAACAAGGACCAGCGAAATGCCAAACTGTACCCATGCATTCCTGCGCAAAGAAAAAATCACACTAAACATCATCGGTAGACAGGCAATTAATTTTACCCAGGTCTGTAATAAAACCGGACGGCGGGAAAAAAATTCAGCAACAGCCAAAACACTTAAAACCGCAAACAACATGTTTTCCGCCGAATCCCAAAAAACCACTTGGGACTTCAACGTAGCATGTATCGGCCCTTTCCCCATCAAATACAGCAACACACCCTGGCAGGCTCGTAGAAAAGCTAAAATATAAATCCAATTAAGAAATCTCAGAATCCTTTTTCGTGTTGTCAAAATATTGGGAACCAATAAAATCATCAGCATGGCGAAAAAAAAAGACCGCCACTCGCCATAGCCGAAAGCCGATTTGAGTGTCGCACCGCCCATATACCCGCGAAAAGCGGAAAACACAACTAAAACTAAAAACAGAATAATCCCGCCCGTAAACGGTGGTAAATAAAATTTCCCCTTCCCCAGAATTTTTTTATTGATCAGAGAAATACTAAAAAAACAGATAACGATCAGCTCGGTCAAATGCAGATTAAAAATATCCATGCGGTAGAGTGTCCAGGCCCCAGCCATATCCGGATGCCAACCTTCACGAAAAAAAACCAGGCTTGCGACTAAAACAATTAATCCCAAATAGGGTTTGTACCAATAACTCAATACGGCAACACACAAAATGCCGAGAAATATAATATGTTCCATGGCCCTTATCCTTACCTATCCGAACTACCGCCGATTTCTTAGGGTGGCTTCCTTATACAGAATCAAAAAAACCGATGCCCCCAGGCTAAGAGCCAAGCCAAGTGCGATCAGCGCAATCGACCAAACCGGATCATATGCGGGTGTCCCATCAGCTTCAAGAAAGCTGGAAGGAAATACAATTTTCTCTTCATAAAGACTTTGAATTTCATTCAAATCAAGTTTTTGTATCCATAATTCATCACGTCGTTTTAAAAGAACGCTTTGCCCGTTGGCATCCAATGCCCAAAGCGCATCCTTATTTTTCCCCCGTTTTTCCAGAATAATAATCTCGTTTTCCATCTGTTCGATACGGTTATTTAATATCTCAATATCCTTTAAAAGCTTATTATTATATTTACTAAACTCATTTCCATGCTCTTTTAAAAGAAATACTTTAAACGTCTCTGCTTCTTGGGTTACATTTTTCTTATTGAATCCTTTAAATGTCGTCTTGATGACCGACGACGGCGAAAGCGAAACCACATGCCTAATCTTGTAAATAGAACTCAGGCGCTCTACCAATGACGAAGGATGCTCGATAAACTTAGGCAGCACCCCTTCGTTGGAGTAGCCGGCAATTTTCCCGACCCGAAAATAAGTATCCACTGTATATCGTTTAGGTCCCAAAATTACGCCCAGCGCGGTCAGCGACATAACGATTACAAAAATTTTAAAAATCGTTTTACGGTATTTCCAAAACACCTCAAGATAATCATTTAATTCCGCTTCATGTTCAATCATATTTTTCCAGGTATCCTTTCTAATAATTCACTCAGCGATTTTTCAAATACCACGCAATGGTCTCTTTCAACCCCTGCTCAAATTCCGTCTTAGACTCAAAATCAAATAGCGCTTTGGCCCGACTCGTATCCAAACAACGCCGCGGCTGGCCGTTTGGTTTGTCTTTGTCCCAGACAATCTTTCCTTCAAATCCCGTCAAACGGGCGATCAGGGTTACCAGATCTTTAATGGAGATCTCTCTGCCCGACCCCAAATTGACCGGCTGATCACCATCGTACTTCTGGGTTGCCAGCACAATTCCCCGTGCTGCATCCCCGGCATAAAGAAACTCGCGTGTCGGCGAACCATCTCCCCAGACAACAATTTCCTTTTCGCCTTTTTCCTTGGCCTCAACACACTTTTTAATCAACGCAGGAATAACATGAGATGATTTTGGATCAAAATTATCCCTGGGACCGTACAGGTTAACCGGTAATAAGAAAATACTGTTAAATCCATACTGCTGCCGATAGGCCTGCGACTGGACCAAAAGCATTTTCTTGGCCAATCCATAAGGTGCATTGGTTTCTTCCGGATAGCCAATCCAAAGATCATCTTCTTTGAAAGGAACCGGTGTAAATTTGGGATACGCACAAATGGTACCGATTGCGGTAAACTTTTCGACCTGATACTGCCGTGCCATTTCCATCAATTGGACACCCATCATGAGGTTATCATAGAAATATTTTCCCGGATTTTCCAGATTTGCCCCAATACCGCCCACAACCGCGGCCAAATGGATCACAGTATGCGGTTTGACCTGTTCATACATCCGCTTAATGTCTTCTGCTTTGGTAAGATCAAAATCCTCTATTTTCGGAACAACTATTTGTTCGCAATTGTAATTAGAAAGCTCTTTTAGAAGATGAGAGCCTAAAAATCCCGCACCACCAGTGACAATCACTCGTTTTCCATTTAAATACTCCATATTGATACCTCCTACATATATATAAAAAAATATTTATATCAAAATTGTACAATTCTGTCAAAATAAATGGACCTGTTTTTCACTTTACCTGTCCGCGCCAATAATCCAATGTGTTTTCAAGGGTTTTTCGTAATTTCATTTTTGGTTTCCAGCCGGTCTCCCTGGCAACTTTCGCAATTGATCCAACTTTACGCTTTTTTTCATTGCGGATTTTGCTCTGCTGGACATTCACCTTAATCTTTAAAGACGAGAGCGCGATCAAGATCTCCAGCAACCGGCTCACGGTAATGCCTTTTCCGCTTCCCAGATTGTAAACCTCGCCTGGCTTGCCTGATTCGAGCAACGACCAATAGCCGGCAACAATATCCCGCACATCCGAAAAATCCCGGATAACCTCAGTATTCCCCACTTGCATACTTGCTTGCCGGCCCTTCTCAATCATGGCAATCTGGTAAGAAAAATCAGCTGCCACAAACCCCCTGGCTTGCCTGGGTCCGATATGATTGAATGGCCGGGTACGGATGACTTGAAGTCCATAATTTTTAAAATATGCCCGTCCCATCAGGTCCTGACAGACTTTGGAAACCGCATAGGGTGTCTCAGGATTCAAGGGATGGGTTTCCCTGATGGTCATAACCGGAGGGTTAATACTGCCATATTCATCCGCACTGCCCACCACTAAAACCCGGGTGTGTTTATCCAACCGACGTGCGGCTTCAAGTACATGAAGATTGCCGAGCACATTCACCTGAAGGGTCTGATCCGGTGCCTGGCGCGAATGACTGGGACTGCTCTGACCGGCCAAATGAAAAATCCAGCGCGGGCGCACTTTTGCCACCAGCCGCGCAACTGCCTTGGCATCCGTAATATCCGCGCGATGGACCTTGGCGGCTTTTGCAGCCTGCAGGTTATCCAATCCCGCCCCCGGCAGTGCCGTACCGTGGACCTCGGCTTTTTTAGCCAAGGCATATTCAGCCAAATGGCTGCCCACAAATCCCTCCATGCCTGTGATCAATATTCTCATTGCATTCCTTCCCTTTGGGTTGATTCTCGGGAAACCTTCAACATGGAAACATTCATCTGTACGGCAAATATCCAACCGACAATAAACGTTAAAATATACTGTAACATATGAAACGTGAATCCCACGCCCAAAGCAACTTCTTTCTCCACACCAAAAGGCTTGAGTGCAAGAATCACCATAAATTCAAACACCCCCAACCCGCCGGGAGAAGAAGGTATCATGAGTCCAAAATTAAGAACCACAATTAAAAAAATCGCCGCCAGAAAAGAGAGATTCAGCCCCAAGGCCAGGAAACAAAAATAAACCACCGTAATCCAGGTCAGCCATATGATAAGTCCGAGCACTAAAACCCTCATCAATTGCGGGAAGCTATCCAGAAGTTTCAGTCCGCCTAAAAATTTCCCGAATTGCTTGTGGATCCAAACACCGACCCCGCCGGGCAGACGTTCCAGGGGTTTTTCAATCCACTCAATCAGATGCCCGCCGAAACGGTGATTCAAAACCAGAACCAAAGCAAAAACCAATCCAAAACCCGCCAAAATCAACCCGGATAATTTAAGCCAACCTTCAAAGGGTATAAAAAACATCATAAGCACGAAATAAAATAATAGAGAAAAAAGGTCCACACCACGCTCAATCACAACCGTGGCCACAGATATCCCGGCCGGTAAATTTTCTTTCTTTCCCAACAGCCAGATACGGACTACCTCCCCGAGACGCAAGGGGAGAAGATTGTTGGCAAAATACCCTAAGGTCATAATGCGAAACAAGTTCCACATGTTGGTGGGATATTGATGGAGCAACTGGCGCCAAATTAAAACCCTCAAAAAATAAGTGACAAAAATCAGGATCCCGGCCAACGCCACCCAGAATAAATTAATATTGACAAAAGTATTGAGCAGCTTCCCGAAATCAATATTATGCAATGCCAATCCCACAAACACGAGACTAATGACAATCCCAATCGCAATCTTGAAATACTTTCCCAAAGAAGAACCTTGCTTACCTAATTTTTCTGAATTCATTTTATATCGCTCCAGTCCAAACAAATCACACGATTGCTAAATCGTCCTAAGCACTTATTTTTTAATAAAAACCGGTACTGTCTCCACGCGTCCAAGCCCGCTTTGACGATACCCTTTCCTACTATCCTACCTTCACTGATGGTGCGTTTTTTTATTTAAAAATAAGTGCTTAGGACGACTCAATTCATTACTGTGTTTTTTTCTAAAAGCGTAAAATTTTATTCAAACATTTCCCTTCGTTGTGTGCATGCGTAAATCAGTGCCTGCCCCAAATTCCAGAGTGGATTTTCCCGAAGAACTTGCTGCGCCTTTTCCGTCTTGAGACCGCTATTAAGCGGCCTGGGAGCACGCTGTCCCAATTCCGAGGTAGCTACCATGCGCACACAATTAGGGTCCTGTCCCAGCCCCGAAACAATCTGCCTGGCCCAAGCTGCCTTGCTCACCCGGGACAGACCCGCCAAATGATAAATCCCTGTGCATTGACGCTCAATCAACTCTCCCAAAGCGGCGGCCAAATTCCCCGCCTCAATCGGATTGCCCAGCTGATCATCCGGCACTGTAATGGGTTCGCCTTTGTCCAACCGTTGGCTGATTTGCATAAAAAAATTCATAGAACCGGGTAAATAAGAAAAAATAAACATAGGCCGGATAATCAAATGATTAGCAACCGTATTTCGCACAATCATCTCGCCTTGCAATTTTGTCTTACCATAGACCGAGAGCGGATAGGGTTTATCCTCCTCAGCGTATGGCCCCTCCACACCATCAAAAACATAATCCGTGGAAAAATAAGCCATGCCGGCATTCATTGCTTTGCAGACATTGGCCACGTTTTCCGTGCCCTTCACATTAATCCGCTCAGCTGCCTCAGGGAGTTCTTCACAGCGATCCACGTGAGTCATTGCTGCGGTCAAAATAACATAGTCCGGCCGGACCTCTTTTAAGTGCTGTTCAACTGCATTGAGATCACATATATCCACTTGCTGCAAACCATCCATGCCTTGCAAAGCCGTCCCAATAACCTCATGCCGCGCTGAAAGTTTGCGGAGTAAAAACGTTCCCACCTGACCCTCTGCACCCATAACAACAATTTTCATAAATAATTAACCCTGCCAGGTTTTCCAGGGACTATTCCCTTTTTCCCACATTGTATTGAGCCGTTCAACATCTTTGAATGTATCCATGCATGCCCAAAATCCTTCATGCTGATAAACCGCCAACTGTTTTTCTTCAGCCAATTGGCGCAAAGGCGCTTCTTCCAGCACGGTATCATCCTCAAGATAATCAAAAATACGTTTATCAAAAACAAAGAATCCGCCATTGATCAGGCCTGCCAAAAAAGGTTTTTCCTTAAAAGAGCTCACCAATCCATCTTCAGACTCGAGTACGCCAAATGGCGAAGAGGGATGGACCCCGGTCAGCGTCGCAATTTTACCATGGTGTTTATGAAATGAGACCAAGGCACCAATATCCACATCCGAAACACCGTCACCATAGGTGACTAAAAATGTGTCCTCTTGAATATATTTTTCCATCCGCTTGATACGCCCTCCGGTCGGTATTTTCAGACCTGTATCAGCAAAGGTGACACGCCAGTCTTCGGGGGGATGATCAAAATGGATGATTTTTTCCTGCTTGGCCTTTAAATCCAGAGTGAAATCATTGCTCATCCAATCAAAATTCATAAAATACTCTTTGATCATGCTGCCCTTGTACCCCAATGCCAGTGCAAAATCAGTCATGCCATAGCGGGCATAGTGCTTCATGATATGCCAAAGAATCGGCATACCGCCAATCTCGACCAGCGGTTTGGGCTTGTATTCCGTCTCCTCACGCAGCCGCGTACCGGTTCCACCGCATAAAATAATGGTTTTCATCAATCCCCCCCCTGTGCGGGTTATTTAATTTTCAATGGTAGTAGCAACAATCAACTATCCTCTGCCTATTTTTGCCTTTTATAAAAATAAAACCGTCCATCGGCCCGTTTTCTCAGCGATAGTGACCTCAAGCCCAAGGGCGAACACTAATTCTGTACCTATGAATAAATATAATATTTGGGGATTAATTACAATCTAGCAATCAGCATAATGTAGTATCCGACAAACACTGTTAAAACTGAAATTATTGAATGAACTATATACATCAAATATTCTGTCTTTAAATTTTTATAACTGATTTTTACAAATAAATATGCAATAAGCAACCGGGACATCACTGTAAGCAAAATAAACAGTAATGTCTTTGTTGGAATATAGAAGAAAAACAATCCAAGCGCACCTGTTAAAAAATGAAAATATTCCCAAACATTTGTGAATAATCGATTGCCAAAGTCAAATATTAATGTCGCTCCCAAGGGAATTAGTACTGTAAGAAGTAAATGAATGACATTTATTTTAATTTTATTTTGATTATTCATCAAATTCATCCTCTGCGCTTTCTTTTTACTATTTCGCCCTCAACGGCAATAATAACCTATCTTTCATTGTAGATGGATCATCAGGGCTATTACCCCATAAGTAATATGGAACCAAATCCAAAACAAGATGCCCAAACCAATTATCCTTGGGAGAACCAAAATTATATGTTCCCATATTAAGCGAATCTGCAACTAATTTACCATCTTTATACACACCTTCCATTTCTCCATCTAGAGAGCTATATTTTAAATTATTTGCATTACTTATTCCTTGAGTATGATATATTTTTAATTCTCCCGGAAATTCAATCCAGTCTTCCGGGATGTCTCCTTCATATTCCGGAACATCATTATTTTCATTTCTATTATAATGCGCATTTCGCGCATCCTTCAAAATAATTTCGTCCATTATTGCAAGCACTATTTCATTCACTGGTTCAGTAACTGTTTTTAAGTTTCTCGGATCAATGATTGTTTTTGCGATGCCTGTTAAAATATCTGTTGCAGAAATATCAATATTATATTTTCCGAGTATTTCTTCTATGGTTTCGGCTAACGTTTTCTCGATATCATCAAAATCATCCTTCCCATCTTCTTCTGATTTCTTTGGTTTTTCTCGTTTTTTTTCTTTTTTAGCCGGGTAATCCATTTCCTCTGGTTTTGTTCTGGCTGGCTGGGCTTTTTTTCCTCTCGGCCTTGGCCATTTAGATTCAGCGCTAATCGCACCGGTTCCTTTGTCCGCCCCCAGTCGCTTGAAGGGGCCACGCTCCATCATTTTGAAATAGGGTATTTTTTCTCTTACAGATATGGAGAGCTGCTTATTTTTATTAGTAAATATTCCAAATGCCGATAAGGTGTAAAAAAATTGTTCAAAATCAAGCACACTCTGCCTTGGATCATTTAAAGGCCCGGAGGAAAAATCACCCCCGCCTTTACCACCATAAACAGGCCCCGCGATTCTTTCTTGATAGATATAATTTACTTTTCTATCAAAATCAAATATAAAGTTAATGACTACATCCGGCTTGATGCCGGCATTTGTTTGATCGTTTTGAAATAATTCTGACATCATTTGCATGGCGACCTCACGCGACCCCAACAACAAACAGGCATCATTCATGGTCGCTTTAAAGGGACATGCAATAATAACAGCGGGTAAATTTTTCAGAACCCCCATCCGCTTGGAAGCTTGGTTCACTCGCAGTGTCATGATTGCATCACCGCTCACAACACGTCTGTACTCCGGCGATTTACATTTTTTTAATTTATTTTTTGTATCTTCCTCCATGGATTTTATCTGATTTCCCATATTGGTACCCGCATAGATTTTCCTGGTAGCCGCTTCCAATTCCGACTGTGCTTTATCTATTTCTTTCTGATTAACTGTTTTTTTGTAGACCATATTTTTTAATTGAATATCATACCCGATTTTTATATCCCTCTGCCTTGTATGCAACACACCATTCAAGTGACCTGATGTCATTTTCATGGATTTTACTATTTCATATTTTTCTTCCGGAACCGGATATTCCTTTTTTAACTTCATTATTTTCCCAAGGTGGCCCAGCTGGCTTCGCAGCATTTTTTTTAATGCTTCGTCCTGTTGTTGATCAGCCAAAACAAGCGAATTGAAAGACAAGATGGTAAGTAAAGTGATAATAAACGCAATTGGAATCATCCTCTTGTTTTCTTTTTTTCTTACCGGATTTGCATTAAGCATTTATTTCTTCTCCGTTTTTATTGTTCCTTGTCACAGCAGTCAAGATTAATCAAACATCCTGTTCACGAGCCCTTCGGATTTCCTACAGCACCACGGGGTGCTCTTTTTTATACTTAATCTCAGCACGGACGCGTTCCAGATCAGCATCCACCATCAGCTTAATCATCTGCTCAAAGCTGACTTCCGGCTTCCATTTGAGCTCTTTCCGGGCTTTTTTGGGACTTCCCAAAAGCAGATCGACTTCCGCCGGACGGATAAATTTTGAATTAATACGCACATATTTCTTCCAATCCAGCCCCACATGCTTGAATGCAATAGTCAACATTTCCTTCACAGTGTGTGTCTCTCCGGTAGCCACCACATAATCTTTGGGCTGTTTTTGCTGGAGCATCATCCACATGGCACGCACATAGTCGCCGGCAAAACCCCAGTCGCGCTTGGCATCCAGTTTTCCCATCTGCAAAGTGCTTTGCACACCCAGCTTGATGCGCGCCACAGCATCCGTAACCTTGCGGGTCACAAATTCCTTACCCCGCCGGGGGGATTCATGGTTGAACAAAATACCGGAAACCGCAAAGAGGTTATAACTTTCCCGGTAGTTGACGGTAATAAAATGACCGTACACCTTGGCCACACCATAGGGACTGCGCGGGTAAAAGGGCGTTGCCTCTGTCTGAGGAACTTCCTGAACCTTGCCGAACATTTCCGAGGAACTGGCCTGATAAAAGCGTATTTTCGGGTCCACCGCGCGGATACCTTCCAGCATGCGGGTCACGCCCAAAGCTGTAAACTCGCCGGTTAAAAGCGGCTGGTCCCATGACGTGGGCACAAACGACTGGGCTGCCAAATTATAGACTTCATGCGGTTTGAACTTCTTCAACGCCGTGAGAATGGACATCTGATCGAGCAAATCCACCTCAACCAGCGTAATCTTATTCTTCAGATGCTCGATACGCTCAAAATTTTCAGTTGAATTGCGGCGCACGGCCCCGCAAACAGAATATCCCTTGGAAAGCAAAAGCTCAGCCAGATAGCTCCCATCCTGTCCTGTGACGCCGGTAATCAGTGCGCGCCGCTTGGTTTTCTTAACTGTTTTTTTTGTCATTAAATAACTCCCTCCCCGACTATTGTCATACCTGAATATTTTTTATTATTCCTACCACTGTTGTCAAAATTAATCAAACATCGTATTTGCTAATCGCCCTGTTATAAAGCCGGTCAGAATACTTGTTTTTTTAAAGAAAAACCGATACTGTCACCGCACAACCAAGTAAGCTTTGACGATCCGACCCACGAAGGCTATACCTTTACTGATGATGCGTTTTTTTCTTTAAAAAAACAAGTGTTCTGACCGGTTATATCACTGGATAAAAATAATTTCAAACCAACTATTTTTTCGTACGCTGACGGCCCATATATTGTTTCTCATAGTATTTTAAATAATCTCCTGATTTCAGCGGTTCCCACCAGGTCTGATTTGTCAAATACCATTGCACGGTATGCGCCATGGCCTCACGAAACGACCACTGCGTATTCCAGCCCAAGGTACGGGTTTTTTTCATATTCAATGCATAGCGCCGGTCATGCCCCGGACGATCCGGAACTTTTTTGATAAGGGCCTGGGGTTTGTTCAACAACTTTAAGATCAATCGGGTAATTTCCCGATTGGTACGCGTATTTCCCGCGCCGATATTATAAATTTCACCTGGGTTGCCTTTTTCCAAAACATGATCCAAACCCAGACAATTGTCCTCCACATAAATCCAATCCCGCATATTCAGCCCGTCGCCGTAAAGCGGAAGCGGTTTGCCCTCAATCGCATTGGTGACAAAAAGCGGGATCAATTTCTCCGGATACTGCCGCGGACCAAAATTATTTGAGGAACGTGTAATGATTACCGGCAGACCATAGGTATGCCGGTAGGCCAGCACCTGCAAATCCCCGCCTGCTTTGGATGCCGAATACGGACTGGATGGCTGCAATGGATCGCTCTCGCGAAACCCGCCCTTTTCGATTGAACCGTAAACCTCATCAGTCGAGATCTGTAAAAACCGCTTTACTTTGTATTTACGCACAGCTTCCAAAAGCGTTTGCGTACCCAAAACATCGGTGCGCGCAAAATCTTCCGGCGAAAGAATGGACCGGTCCACATGGGTCTCGGCCGCAAAATTGACAATGCAATCAATCCGATGGGCCTTTACCACCCGATCAACCAGCTTAGCATCGCAGATATCGCCTTTTACAAATTTAAAACGTGTATTTTTTTTCGCATCCTTCAGATTGGCGGGATTGCCGGCATAGGTCAACTTGTCAAGTACCACCACCCAATCCCGGGGATATTTTTTCAAACGGAGGTCGGTATAATGAGAACCAATAAATCCCGCACCCCCGGTCACCAATACGCGCATTGCCTGACCTACCTTTTATTTTTTTTCTCGTTACGGGCCATCAGATTTGCTTCGAACCAGGAATCGATTGACTCCCCGGCATCCGCCCAATGCCCTTTGAGCACACCACAGGCCATCTGCTTGCGCCGGATATAGGCATTGTTCACGTCTGTAATCTCAAGCTCACCACGACCGGAAGGTTTAAGCGTCTTAATAATTTTAAAAACACTTCTATCATAAAAATAAATTCCGATCACCGCATAGGGCGAGGGTGCCTTTTTAGGTTTTTCAATAATCTTCACAATCTTATCGCCTTTGAACTGCGGGACACCGTAGGCGGAAAGATTGTCCACTTCCTTAAGCAAAATCATACTGCCCCAAGCTTGCCGGGAATATTGCGTTACATAGGGCTTCAATGATCCCGAAACCACATTGTCTCCCAAAAAAACCATGATGGGATGGCCCTCGGAAAATTCCTCTGCCATGCCCAATGCCTCGGCAATACCCCCTTCGCCTCTTTGATAGGTATACTGAAGCCTTTTCACACCGAAACGACGGCCGTCACCCAGCAAGCGAAGAAAATCACCGGCATTATTGCCGCCGGTAACCAGCATGATCTCATCGATGCCCGCTTCGACCATTTTTTCGATGGGATGGAAAATCATTGGCCGGTCATAAACCGGCAAAAGATGCTTATTGGTAATATCTGTCAAAGGTTGAAGCCGCGTACCCAGTCCACCGGCCAAAATAACACCTTTTACTTTTTTCACAGCAGCTGCCCCCTTTTGCGGTCGGCAAAAAAATTATTTTGTGCCTACCCCGCGATAGGTAAATCCCATCTCCCGGACTTTTTCCGGATTGAAAATATTCCGCCCGTCAACGATCAACGGTGTCTTCATCAATGACTTCACGCGCTCCAAATCCATTTCCTTAAACTCATTCCACTCTGTAAACACGACAACGCAATGTGCCCCTTTTACCGCATCATAAGCACTCTCCGCCAGCTTGACCTCGGGGAGCAACTTCTTGGCAAGTGCCATCGCCGCCGGATCATAAGCACGAACGCGTGCTCCATTTTCCTGTAACAGTTGAATAACTTCCACGGCCACCGCCTCACGCAGATCATCCGTATTGGGTTTGAAAGCCAGACCCAGTGCAGCAATCTGCTTTCCTTCCAGCGGCCCCAACACCTCTTTGATGCGGGTCAGCATTGATTTCTTCTGAAAGTCATTGGCCGTAATCACCGCATTGAGAATTTTGAAATCATACCCTTCTTTTTTTGCCTTCTCGATCAACGCCAGGACATCCTTCGGAAAAC is a window encoding:
- the gmd gene encoding GDP-mannose 4,6-dehydratase yields the protein MTKKTVKKTKRRALITGVTGQDGSYLAELLLSKGYSVCGAVRRNSTENFERIEHLKNKITLVEVDLLDQMSILTALKKFKPHEVYNLAAQSFVPTSWDQPLLTGEFTALGVTRMLEGIRAVDPKIRFYQASSSEMFGKVQEVPQTEATPFYPRSPYGVAKVYGHFITVNYRESYNLFAVSGILFNHESPRRGKEFVTRKVTDAVARIKLGVQSTLQMGKLDAKRDWGFAGDYVRAMWMMLQQKQPKDYVVATGETHTVKEMLTIAFKHVGLDWKKYVRINSKFIRPAEVDLLLGSPKKARKELKWKPEVSFEQMIKLMVDADLERVRAEIKYKKEHPVVL
- the rfbB gene encoding dTDP-glucose 4,6-dehydratase yields the protein MRVLVTGGAGFIGSHYTDLRLKKYPRDWVVVLDKLTYAGNPANLKDAKKNTRFKFVKGDICDAKLVDRVVKAHRIDCIVNFAAETHVDRSILSPEDFARTDVLGTQTLLEAVRKYKVKRFLQISTDEVYGSIEKGGFRESDPLQPSSPYSASKAGGDLQVLAYRHTYGLPVIITRSSNNFGPRQYPEKLIPLFVTNAIEGKPLPLYGDGLNMRDWIYVEDNCLGLDHVLEKGNPGEIYNIGAGNTRTNREITRLILKLLNKPQALIKKVPDRPGHDRRYALNMKKTRTLGWNTQWSFREAMAHTVQWYLTNQTWWEPLKSGDYLKYYEKQYMGRQRTKK
- a CDS encoding NTP transferase domain-containing protein, which translates into the protein MKKVKGVILAGGLGTRLQPLTDITNKHLLPVYDRPMIFHPIEKMVEAGIDEIMLVTGGNNAGDFLRLLGDGRRFGVKRLQYTYQRGEGGIAEALGMAEEFSEGHPIMVFLGDNVVSGSLKPYVTQYSRQAWGSMILLKEVDNLSAYGVPQFKGDKIVKIIEKPKKAPSPYAVIGIYFYDRSVFKIIKTLKPSGRGELEITDVNNAYIRRKQMACGVLKGHWADAGESIDSWFEANLMARNEKKNKR